The sequence GGAAGACAAAAACAAGTTAAATATATTGAATGATTTCCACTCTTGGAACAGGATTGACAAACATGCAGAACATTTGTTTATATAAATGTCAAATTAAAGAGTAGAGTAGCTTGATACTTGCAGAGAGATGCACAACTGGTAAGTGACAACTTACTAGCATCTAGAACCAGTTTTGTAACTGGGATCCATTTACCACAGGGTCAGTTGTATGTGAACATGTAGCCTTACGACTCAACATACAGGGATGAAGCCCTTAAATAAAAGTAATTTGTCTATAATCATTCATTCATTTGCAGGCCAAATATCATAGCTATCAGTCATAACTATAAAGCAGGAATCCTTCATGGGGAAACAGCCACGTCCATTTGCAATAttacaacaaagaagttactgcaaacaacaaACACCGTTTTCTCCCCTCGGACATCATTGCACACGCAATAGTGGAGCACAATATGtagatttatttttttactatgcTGATGCTCCGCAGTTTGGCAAAAACGATAACACCGATGGTGGGGTGGCCAGTGGTGCCGTTTCCCCCTACTGCAGATTTCATCTTTAATGGGATTAGTAAATGTGTATTGAGATTGAAATATGCTGTCACAAATGATATGTTTTTATTGTTACGACCTTGGTGTTTATAACACTGATTACCACCTCCACAAGGACGCCAtatttttggagcagtggtaACATGTCTAGCTCTGGACCCAAGGGTACTGGGTTCAAATGGCAGGTTAtaatttattgtcatgaatcttgccctggaggcagctctgcagagtggtgactagctggcacagccagaaaatctgatttaaacctaaccttaaagggatacttcgggattttggcagtGTGGCCCTTTATTTACTTCTGCAGAGGCAGattaacttgtggataccattttatgcctcattgccaaaatccccaaGTATCCCTTTAACCACAACTGCTAATTCTACTGCCTAACTCTAACCAAATATCCAATTGTCTTAATTTTGACATCTAGCGGAAATCACTCatttctgcctccaggacaagattcatgacaataaacgtcaacaTGCATTCAAATCATACCTCAAAACCTCATGCTTCTCcctcatttcattacagtatgtAGAACTCCAAATATTGCAGTTTCATCTGGACGAGGACAACAATAATTAATACACTTGGCTGATGGCTGTTGTGTTTAAAGACCAGGAATAATGCATATTCGTCCTAGATATCTTTGATCTTCTTTGCATCCTCCGTCTTTGGTGGTATGATCTTAACCTCGAAGGGGATGAAATGCTCCAGAAGTGCTTTAGTATCTTTCAAGTCAAGAGAGTACTCCAGGGCAACCTTGTCCAATGTCCATGTTTGGGGAGCATTCTTATGATTGTTGAGAGCTTGGAGGGCCTCAATAATAGACAGTTTGCCTTTAGGGACATCAATGATCTCAACAACACCATAGGGGTCCCCAGGTAGGCTGGAAATTAGAGGCCTGCGCTCCTCTTTCTCCTCAGTCACCTCCTTTGGAGCCTGTTAGGATCAAACAGAGTAGGGTTATAATCAAGCACATAAAGGCCTAGCTATCAAATAATCAATAACTGAAATTTAAATTTAATAGTCATTATTTAGGCTCACCTCTGTAGGATCCTTTGAGTCCACATAAACCGACTTCAGGAACCCCAGTAGAGGGTCGTTTCTCTTGTGGATGGCATCAGAGATCTCAGTAACTGAAGGAAACAGAATCAGCCCGAGCATGGAGGTAGAGGGTAAACCCTAGTGATGGATGGGTAATTTGCATACTGACACACTAGGAATCTTTGCTGGTAAAGTTACATAGATAGCTAGCTATGTGCTTGCAACATAATTGGAAAACTGATAGTCACCACACATTCACCCACACTTAAACCTCGGTTTCAAATTAGTTAACTAAGCTGTACGAAACACCACCCAGTACAGAGTAAGCTTTACTAGCTACCTAACGTTACTTGCTAGCCTGGCAGGCGTACCTGACTTTGATGACCCTCCGATTTGA is a genomic window of Oncorhynchus gorbuscha isolate QuinsamMale2020 ecotype Even-year linkage group LG12, OgorEven_v1.0, whole genome shotgun sequence containing:
- the LOC123991593 gene encoding NADH dehydrogenase [ubiquinone] 1 alpha subcomplex assembly factor 4-like is translated as MPKMGARVARLFRNFNLENRVHREIGKAKPEAAPRHQTHIDPVQSTQITEISDAIHKRNDPLLGFLKSVYVDSKDPTEAPKEVTEEKEERRPLISSLPGDPYGVVEIIDVPKGKLSIIEALQALNNHKNAPQTWTLDKVALEYSLDLKDTKALLEHFIPFEVKIIPPKTEDAKKIKDI